The Flavobacterium sp. 1 genome contains the following window.
TGCTTTTACAATTCTTGCTCTTTTTTCTCTGATTGCTTCGGCTTCTCTTGCCATAGCTCGTTGCATTGCTTCTGGAATTTCAACATCTTTCATTTCTACCATTTCAATTTTAATTCCCCAAGGTTCTGTTGTTGTGTCAACTATTTTTTGAAGTGTTCCGTTTATCTGTTCTCTTTCTCTTAAAACTTCGTCAAGTGTATGCTGTCCGATAATGTTTCTTAGGGCTGTCACTGAAAATTGATAAACCGCTTTGTTGTAGTCAGCAATCTTGATAATTGCGTCTTCAGCATTTGTTATTTTAAACCACAATACTGCGTTAACTTTAATCGTTACGCTGTCCTTAGTGATTGTTTCTTGTTGTTCAAGGTCAACCGTTTTTGTTCTAATGTCAACACGCTGTTGTCGGTCAATTAGAGGTATAATCCAATAAAGTCCAGGACCTTTTATTGATTGAAAACGTCCGAGTCTGAAAACAACTGCACGTTGGTATTCTTGTGCAATACGAAGTCCTGATAAGAGTATTGCGATGATGATTCCTAAAATTGGGAGTAGTGTCATATTATTTTGATTTTATGTTTAATTATAAATGTTCTTGTTTGGTTGTCGTCCTGCCATTACCGCCAACGTCAGTCTGTGAAAAAACTTCCGTTTGCTTAGGAACAAATATAACAAAAAACTTGTGTTAAAACAGGAATTTTCGTATTTTTAGGAATGCAGCATATCATAGGAATTTCCCGCCACCAGATGCGTATTTCCAGTTTAGAAGACGCCATAGCTCCCGATAATCAAGTGCGATTTATAGATGCATTTGTGACGTTTACAGACCTTGCTAAGCTGGGTTTTGCAGTGCAAACCATCAAAACCGAAGGCCGCCCGAGCTACGATACCAAAGTGTTTCTTAAAATCTATTTATACGGTTATCTGGGCGGAATAAGAAGCTCGCGAAAATTAGAGAAGGAATGTTTTAGAAACATTGAAATGCAATGGCTATTGGAAGATATTCGTCCCAATTACCACAGCATCTCAGATTTCAGAAAAAACAATCCCGCTGCCTTGAAGAAACTCTTCAAGCTTTTTGTCTCATTCTTGAAAGATGCGGACTTGATAGGCGGTGAAACCATTGCCATTGACGGCACCAAAAGCCGGGCTCACAACAGCAAAAAAGCCAATTTTAACCAAAAGAAAATTGACAAGCACCTGGAATACATTGAGACCAAAACCCAAGAATATCTTGATGCTCTGGAAGCAAATGATGCAAAAGAAAACTCTCCAAAAATCAAAAATGTCCAACAAAAAATAGAGTGTCTCAAACAAAACAAAATCCGCTACGAATTGCTGGAAGAAAAACTAAAAGCAAGCGGAGAACCCCAAATAAGCACCACCGACAGCGATGCCAGAGCATTATTGGTTCAGGGACAGGTGGTTGAAATCTCATTTAATATGCAGGCAGCCGTCGATGCCAAACACAATCTTGTAGTAGCCACGCACACCATCAATCGTAATGACCGCAACGCCTTGTCGGCTATTGCCATAGAAGCCAAAGAGAATTTAGAAATAGAAACCTACACGGCTTTGGTGGACAAAGGCTATCATAACGGGCGAGAAATAGAAGCCTGTAGGCAAGCCAATATCACTACAATTGTAGCGCAACCCGAACAAGGAAAAAATAAGGAAAACGGAACAACCAAGGATTATTTTGTTTCTAAGTTCCAATACAATAAAACCACCGACACCTACACTTGCCCACAGGGCGAAACGCTTAAAACTACAGGCCACTGGCACAAGAAAACCACGGACAGAGACAGTTATGAGTTCAAGAGATACCGAACACCCAAATGCAGAGAATGTCCTGTAAAACATTTATGCACCAGTAGGATGGCCGGTCGAGATATAGACCGCAGCCAATATGCCGATGCCGTAGAAGAAAACAACAAACGCTACCACGCAAATGCACAGCTCTACCGCAAGCGGCAGGAAATCAACGAACACATTTTTGGCACTATCAAACGGCAATGGGGCTACAATCACACCAATTTAACAGGATTGGAAAAAGTAAATGGAGAACACAGCCTGATTATGCTGGTCTATAACATCAAACGCAGCATCAATATACTCGGAGTTCCCGAGCTCATTGCCAAACTCAAGAAATGGAACTCACCCTACAAGGCAAAAGTCTTGTTTTTGTTAAAAATGAGTTATTTAAAACCGAAATTAGACTTCTTTTTCTTTGAAACTAAATTAGCCTCCTAAAAAAGAGGCTTCGTTAAAAGCCCTTATTTGAATTTTGTGAGGGCAAAATAAAGAGGTTGGAATGAAAAAAAGAGGTTTTTTCACAGCCTGACGTTCTCGCGCTACAAGCAGTTTGGGATTAAATCAGCGTTATCTTTCGGATTTGCCAAATCTTCCAAATACAAACCAATTTTTCCCTTAAGCCAAATCCCCAAATTGCTTGTAGCGTGTGTTAGCGGTTCGGGCTTATTTCGGGCTCGGTTTTTGCCCTGTCATTGTTATTTTGAATAAACGTTTTTATTATGAAGTTCCATCCATTTGGTTGGGTCTGCAATGTCTATCCACCCAAATTTACGATATAGCTCGTGTGCGTCTCCTGTGAGTAAAATCCAACGTCTTAAACCTTGTAGACTCGGATAGTCCATAACCGTTTCCATTAACCATTTAGAAAGCCCCAATCCCCTGTATTCTTCTAAAATATATACGTCGCCCAAATAGGCAATCGTTGAAAAATCGGTAATGATTCTTGCAAGGCCAATTTGTTTTTCGTCTTGGTAAACACCAAAGCAGAATGAATTTTCAATAGCAGTTTGCACCTTGTCTTTCGGAATGTTTATGCACCAATACGCTTTGGTTGATAAAAATTCGTGAATGGCGTCAATGTCTAATTTTACCTTGTCGGTTGAAATGCAAAACTCGCCTTTGTATATGTTTACGTCTGTCATAG
Protein-coding sequences here:
- a CDS encoding GNAT family N-acetyltransferase produces the protein MTDVNIYKGEFCISTDKVKLDIDAIHEFLSTKAYWCINIPKDKVQTAIENSFCFGVYQDEKQIGLARIITDFSTIAYLGDVYILEEYRGLGLSKWLMETVMDYPSLQGLRRWILLTGDAHELYRKFGWIDIADPTKWMELHNKNVYSK
- a CDS encoding IS1182 family transposase, whose product is MQHIIGISRHQMRISSLEDAIAPDNQVRFIDAFVTFTDLAKLGFAVQTIKTEGRPSYDTKVFLKIYLYGYLGGIRSSRKLEKECFRNIEMQWLLEDIRPNYHSISDFRKNNPAALKKLFKLFVSFLKDADLIGGETIAIDGTKSRAHNSKKANFNQKKIDKHLEYIETKTQEYLDALEANDAKENSPKIKNVQQKIECLKQNKIRYELLEEKLKASGEPQISTTDSDARALLVQGQVVEISFNMQAAVDAKHNLVVATHTINRNDRNALSAIAIEAKENLEIETYTALVDKGYHNGREIEACRQANITTIVAQPEQGKNKENGTTKDYFVSKFQYNKTTDTYTCPQGETLKTTGHWHKKTTDRDSYEFKRYRTPKCRECPVKHLCTSRMAGRDIDRSQYADAVEENNKRYHANAQLYRKRQEINEHIFGTIKRQWGYNHTNLTGLEKVNGEHSLIMLVYNIKRSINILGVPELIAKLKKWNSPYKAKVLFLLKMSYLKPKLDFFFFETKLAS
- a CDS encoding slipin family protein — protein: MTLLPILGIIIAILLSGLRIAQEYQRAVVFRLGRFQSIKGPGLYWIIPLIDRQQRVDIRTKTVDLEQQETITKDSVTIKVNAVLWFKITNAEDAIIKIADYNKAVYQFSVTALRNIIGQHTLDEVLREREQINGTLQKIVDTTTEPWGIKIEMVEMKDVEIPEAMQRAMAREAEAIREKRARIVKAEAELEASIKLTQGAKEMEGSPIALELRRMQMLSEIGIDNNTTTVILMPSDFTNAAKSFTELVNKKKLDK